The DNA region GAAGCTCAGACGCGGCTGACCCGGCACGCCGGCCAACCGGTAAAGCAGTGGTGATTGCGGCTGTCCGCCGCGTCCTCTATAGTCGCGCGGTTCAGCAGAAGCGGTCCATACCGGTCCGCGGGTTCTAGGAGGACGAGTAGGTTGGCAGAAGGTACCGTCAAGTGGTTCAGCAACGAGAAGGGCTACGGCTTCATCCAGCAGGACGGCGGTGAGGACGTGTTCGTGCACTTCTCCGAGATCCAGGGCGATGGCTACAAGAGCCTCGCCGAGGGTCAGCGGGTCGAGTTCGAGGTCGCGCAGGGCAACAAAGGTCTGCAGGCCAGCGGCGTTCGGGCCATCGGCTGAACTCGCGGGGAGCGGCGCTCCCTTTCACGGCGGCACAGACCCGAGGGCGCCGGCGTCCCCAACGGACGCCGGCGCCTGATGAACTATCCTCTCGCCGATGCCGATCTCCGCTGACGACGTGCTGCACGTTGCGCGCCTCGCCAACCTGTCGCTGAGCGACGAGGAGGTGGCGCGGATGTCCGAGCAGCTGTCCGGGATCCTGGAGCACGTCGACGCGCTGTCGTCGCTCGGTCTCGCGGACGTGCCGCCCACAGCGCACGCGCTCGACCTGCAGAACGTGACGCGCCCCGACGAGGTGCGCCCCAGCTGGCCCCGGGACGAGGTACTCGCGAACGCCCCGGCCGCCCAGGACGGCATGTTCCGCGTCCCGCCCACCGCATGACCGGGCTCGACACGCTGGGGCTGACCGCCGAGCGGTGCGTCGAGCTGCTGGACACGCGCGAGGTGTCGTGCCGGGAGCTGGTGGAGGCGTACCTGGCGCGCATCGAGGCACACGACGGCGACCTGCAT from Gaiellales bacterium includes:
- the gatC gene encoding Asp-tRNA(Asn)/Glu-tRNA(Gln) amidotransferase subunit GatC; this translates as MPISADDVLHVARLANLSLSDEEVARMSEQLSGILEHVDALSSLGLADVPPTAHALDLQNVTRPDEVRPSWPRDEVLANAPAAQDGMFRVPPTA
- a CDS encoding cold-shock protein, whose amino-acid sequence is MAEGTVKWFSNEKGYGFIQQDGGEDVFVHFSEIQGDGYKSLAEGQRVEFEVAQGNKGLQASGVRAIG